One genomic region from Curtobacterium sp. 9128 encodes:
- a CDS encoding SDR family oxidoreductase codes for MTHAQPPVRPVALVTGATRGIGRAIAADLGRTHHVLVGGRTADAVDAVVAELPSASRFVGDLGAGDVPELPARLDVLVHSAGVEQGNRIADTPRSTWEAVFATNVFAVAELTRLALPALRASRGIVVTINSGSGFVSGPGGGVYGASKFALRAFTDALREEERPNGVRVSSVHPGRTDSDMQRALTEKLGETYDTEYFLAPQDVADAVRTVVDLPARGAIETLSIRPTRRR; via the coding sequence GTGACGCACGCACAGCCTCCAGTCCGTCCGGTCGCCCTGGTGACCGGAGCCACCCGCGGCATCGGCCGCGCGATCGCGGCCGACCTCGGCCGCACCCACCACGTGCTCGTCGGCGGCCGGACGGCCGACGCGGTGGACGCCGTCGTGGCGGAGCTCCCGAGCGCGTCGCGGTTCGTCGGGGACCTCGGCGCCGGCGACGTCCCCGAGCTGCCTGCTCGACTCGACGTGCTCGTGCACTCCGCCGGTGTCGAGCAGGGCAACCGCATCGCGGACACCCCGCGGTCCACGTGGGAGGCGGTCTTCGCCACGAACGTCTTCGCCGTCGCCGAGCTCACGCGCCTCGCGCTGCCGGCACTCCGGGCGTCCCGCGGCATCGTCGTGACGATCAACTCCGGCTCGGGCTTCGTATCGGGCCCGGGCGGCGGGGTCTACGGCGCGTCGAAGTTCGCGCTCCGGGCCTTCACCGACGCCCTGCGCGAAGAGGAACGTCCGAACGGCGTGCGGGTGTCGAGCGTGCACCCCGGTCGGACGGACTCGGACATGCAGCGGGCGCTGACGGAGAAGCTCGGCGAGACCTACGACACCGAGTACTTCCTCGCGCCGCAGGACGTCGCCGACGCGGTCCGCACGGTGGTGGACCTGCCGGCACGCGGCGCGATCGAGACGCTCTCGATCCGCCCGACACGACGGCGGTGA